In Passer domesticus isolate bPasDom1 chromosome 9, bPasDom1.hap1, whole genome shotgun sequence, a genomic segment contains:
- the LOC135308340 gene encoding LOW QUALITY PROTEIN: histone H1-like (The sequence of the model RefSeq protein was modified relative to this genomic sequence to represent the inferred CDS: inserted 2 bases in 2 codons), with amino-acid sequence MARTCTIALKPCHQGRVTKAVSPRPCHQVCVTEAVPKAMSASKELWGLSLATLAAGGYHVEKNKSHIKLGLRSLVSSGXLVQTKGMGASGSFKLSKKLGETKERAMKKRTAATPEKPVAKKPASTAKKQKKAVAVKKSPKKVKKPAATAAKKAAKSPKRATGAGHPKKAVKSPAKXKAVKPKAAKPKVAKPKAAKVKKAVPKEN; translated from the exons ATGGCCAGGACATGTACCATTGCCTTGAAG ccatgtcACCAAGGCCGTGTCACCAAGGCCGTGTCACCGAGGCCATGTCACCAAGTCTGTGTCACCGAGGCTGTCCCCAAGGCCATGTCTGCCTCCAAGGAGCTATGGGGGCTCTCCCTCGCCACGCTGGCTGCTGGCGGCTACCACGTGGAGAAGAACAAGAGCCACATCAAGCTGGGGCTCAGGAGCCTCGTCAGCAGTG ACCTGGTGCAGACCAAGGGCATGGGTGCCTCTGGCTCTTTCAAGCTGAGCAAGAAGCTGGGTGAGACAAAAGAAAGGGCAATGAAGAAAAGGACAGCTGCCACACCCGAGAAGCCGGTGGCCAAGAAGCCTGCTAGCACTGCCAAGAAGCAAAAGAAAGCAGTGGCAGTGAAGAAGAGCCCCAAGAAGGTGAAGAAGccggcagccacagcagccaagAAAGCAGCCAAGAGTCCCAAGAGAGCCACAGGGGCAGGCCACCCCAAAAAGGCAGTGAAGAGCCCAGCTA GGAAAGCGGTGAAGCCCAAAGCAGCCAAGCCTAAGGTAGCCAAACCCAAAGCGGCCAAGGTAAAGAAGGCAGTGCCAAAAGAGAATTAA